One Maribacter dokdonensis DSW-8 genomic region harbors:
- a CDS encoding FAD:protein FMN transferase: MLTYISYGQDKKYVTVKKSYEVMGGDFDITVVSVDEELGYIYIQEALAEVQRIEKLISSWNQDSETSLINRNAGIKPVHVSWELYKLIERSIQISEITNGAFDITFTALKDVWKLDGSMQSLPSKANVEAVQSRIGYKNIVLNNKDQTVFLKKKGMKISFGGIGKGFAADKAKALLVSKDVKAGIINLNGDITTWGTKVTGDKWLIGVMNPDLKGGIASWIPILESSVATTASDGNFIMSGNKKYTHILDPKTGFPATGINSVSVFAKSAELSDALATSIFVMGLDAGLALINQLGDTEVIIVDSANKMHKSNGILLN; this comes from the coding sequence ATGTTGACCTACATTTCGTATGGTCAAGATAAAAAGTACGTTACCGTAAAGAAGTCTTACGAGGTAATGGGCGGTGATTTTGACATTACGGTAGTTTCGGTAGATGAGGAGTTGGGTTACATTTATATACAGGAAGCTTTGGCCGAAGTTCAAAGAATTGAGAAGTTGATTTCTTCCTGGAATCAGGACTCTGAAACAAGTTTGATTAATAGAAATGCCGGTATTAAGCCAGTTCACGTAAGTTGGGAACTATACAAGCTCATAGAGCGTTCTATTCAAATTTCTGAAATTACCAACGGTGCATTTGATATAACATTCACTGCACTTAAAGATGTATGGAAATTAGATGGTTCAATGCAGTCTTTACCTTCTAAGGCAAACGTAGAGGCGGTGCAATCTAGAATAGGGTATAAGAATATTGTTTTGAACAATAAGGATCAAACTGTTTTTTTAAAGAAAAAAGGAATGAAAATTTCTTTTGGTGGTATTGGAAAGGGGTTTGCTGCAGACAAGGCAAAGGCGTTATTGGTGTCAAAGGATGTTAAGGCCGGTATTATAAATTTAAATGGTGATATTACCACTTGGGGTACCAAAGTTACAGGTGATAAATGGTTGATTGGGGTTATGAATCCAGATTTAAAAGGTGGTATTGCATCATGGATTCCAATTCTTGAGTCGTCTGTGGCAACAACGGCCAGTGACGGTAATTTTATCATGTCGGGCAATAAAAAATACACCCATATTTTAGATCCTAAAACAGGTTTTCCCGCTACGGGTATCAACAGTGTATCGGTATTTGCAAAAAGTGCGGAGTTATCAGATGCCTTGGCAACATCCATCTTTGTAATGGGGTTAGATGCAGGTTTGGCTCTTATAAATCAACTTGGAGATACAGAGGTTATTATTGTGGATAGCGCCAATAAAATGCACAAGAGTAATGGCATTCTGCTAAACTAA
- a CDS encoding QcrA and Rieske domain-containing protein has translation MERKEFLRTLGAGAAFAITFPCLGSCSKDNEVEGDIVTPPTNVDFTIDLTSSEAAKLANNGGFILKNLVVVVRNLEGEFVAATQICSHEQYDQVRFVNQEGGIFYCDVHGSKFSQTGTPLNEIPNSTSRALKIYNTSLEGDILRVFE, from the coding sequence ATGGAAAGAAAAGAATTTTTACGAACTCTGGGTGCGGGTGCTGCATTTGCAATAACGTTTCCTTGCTTGGGCAGTTGTTCCAAGGACAATGAAGTTGAAGGAGATATTGTTACGCCACCAACCAATGTAGATTTCACTATTGATCTTACTTCTTCCGAGGCTGCTAAATTGGCAAATAATGGCGGATTTATTTTAAAAAATCTTGTTGTTGTAGTTAGAAATCTTGAAGGTGAATTTGTTGCCGCTACGCAAATCTGCAGTCATGAGCAATATGATCAGGTAAGATTTGTAAATCAAGAAGGTGGTATTTTTTACTGTGATGTGCACGGATCAAAGTTTTCTCAGACCGGTACTCCTTTAAATGAAATTCCTAACAGTACTTCAAGAGCGTTAAAAATATACAATACTTCACTTGAAGGTGATATTTTACGAGTTTTTGAGTAA
- a CDS encoding AIR synthase related protein: MSTPSNERYQQRGVSASKEDVHNAIKNIDKGLFPKAFCKIVPDYLTGDKEYCLIMHADGAGTKSSLAYMYWKETGDISVWKGIAQDALIMNIDDLICVGATDNIMLSSTIGRNKNKIPGEVLSAIINGTEELINDLGEFGITIHSTGGETADVGDLVRTIIVDSTVTARLKRSEVIDNANIKAGDVIVGLESFGQATYEKEYNGGMGSNGLTSARHDVFSNYLAEKFPESFDAEVPEDLVYSGKVKLTDDVENSPINAGKLVLSPTRTYAPIVKKILSTYSPDQIHGMIHCSGGAQTKILHFVDDLHIIKDNLFDVPPLFQLIQEQSGTDWKEMYKVFNCGHRLEIYLPEDIAGDIIEISKSFGVNAKIIGKVEASDSKKLTISSKYGTFVY, from the coding sequence ATGTCAACACCTAGCAATGAAAGATATCAGCAACGGGGCGTGTCAGCTTCTAAAGAAGACGTGCACAATGCTATAAAGAATATTGATAAAGGTCTTTTTCCTAAGGCTTTCTGTAAAATAGTTCCTGATTATTTGACAGGAGACAAAGAGTATTGCTTGATCATGCATGCAGATGGGGCGGGTACAAAGTCGTCGTTGGCATATATGTACTGGAAAGAAACGGGAGATATTTCCGTTTGGAAAGGTATTGCGCAAGATGCCTTGATCATGAACATAGATGATTTAATCTGTGTTGGGGCTACTGACAACATTATGCTTTCATCTACTATTGGCAGAAATAAAAATAAGATTCCGGGTGAGGTGCTTTCAGCTATAATCAATGGAACGGAAGAGTTGATAAACGACTTGGGTGAGTTTGGTATCACTATTCATTCTACCGGTGGTGAAACTGCCGATGTTGGGGATTTGGTAAGAACAATTATTGTAGATTCTACGGTTACTGCTAGATTGAAAAGAAGTGAGGTGATCGATAATGCCAATATTAAGGCCGGCGATGTTATTGTAGGTCTAGAATCTTTTGGTCAAGCAACATACGAGAAAGAGTATAATGGCGGTATGGGAAGTAACGGACTCACCTCTGCACGTCATGATGTGTTCTCCAATTATTTGGCAGAAAAATTCCCTGAGAGCTTTGACGCTGAGGTGCCAGAAGATTTGGTGTATTCAGGAAAGGTGAAATTAACGGATGATGTTGAGAATTCTCCAATTAATGCCGGTAAATTAGTGTTGTCGCCAACAAGGACATATGCACCGATCGTAAAAAAAATACTTTCTACATATAGCCCTGATCAAATTCATGGTATGATCCATTGTAGTGGAGGGGCACAGACCAAAATTCTTCATTTTGTAGATGACCTTCATATCATCAAGGATAACTTATTTGATGTGCCACCTCTTTTTCAATTAATTCAAGAACAGTCTGGTACAGATTGGAAAGAGATGTATAAGGTTTTCAATTGTGGTCATAGACTAGAGATTTATCTTCCTGAAGATATCGCAGGTGATATTATTGAAATATCTAAGAGTTTTGGCGTAAATGCTAAAATTATAGGTAAGGTAGAGGCATCGGATTCTAAAAAATTAACAATTTCCAGTAAGTACGGCACCTTTGTGTATTAA